From the genome of Hymenobacter cellulosilyticus, one region includes:
- a CDS encoding tetratricopeptide repeat protein translates to MAALPNPSDLQPLLDALAFSPENVPLRRHVATLLRQAARLAEAEEHYRTGLRQAPADVELQLGLAETYSDLQKTSEALVVLEELLRDHPDHGRAHLLHARLLARAGGPPDEARAAYQQALQLDGSLRDPSLDEQLGLRPAAQPAGGGAPADYSASVSADYGIDERALFAGLEKPKITFNDVGGMDAVKEEIRLKIIHPLQFPDLYKAYGKAAGADCCSTARPAAAKPTWPGPRPAR, encoded by the coding sequence ATGGCTGCTTTGCCCAATCCTTCCGACTTACAACCCCTACTCGACGCGCTGGCGTTTTCGCCCGAGAATGTGCCCCTGCGGCGGCACGTAGCCACTTTGCTGCGGCAGGCCGCCCGCCTGGCCGAGGCCGAAGAGCATTACCGCACCGGCCTGCGCCAGGCCCCCGCCGACGTGGAGCTGCAGCTGGGTCTGGCCGAAACGTATTCCGACCTACAGAAAACTTCGGAGGCTCTGGTGGTGCTGGAAGAATTGCTGCGCGACCATCCCGACCACGGCCGGGCCCACCTGCTGCACGCGCGGCTGCTGGCCCGGGCCGGCGGTCCGCCCGACGAGGCCCGCGCCGCCTACCAGCAGGCACTGCAACTCGATGGCAGCCTGCGCGATCCGTCCCTGGACGAGCAGCTGGGTTTGCGCCCGGCCGCTCAGCCCGCCGGCGGTGGGGCCCCGGCCGACTACTCGGCCAGCGTATCGGCCGACTACGGCATCGACGAGCGGGCTTTGTTTGCGGGGTTGGAGAAGCCTAAAATCACCTTCAATGACGTGGGCGGCATGGACGCGGTGAAGGAGGAAATCCGCCTGAAGATTATTCACCCGCTGCAATTCCCGGACTTATACAAAGCCTACGGCAAGGCAGCCGGGGCGGACTGCTGCTCTACGGCCCGCCCGGCTGCGGCAAAACCCACCTGGCCCGGGCCACGGCCGGCGAGGTGA
- a CDS encoding polysaccharide deacetylase family protein, producing MRILHVLSADFFAGSVSYAVHLAEAHRAQGHEVVMVSDMDQLPTGALCVQAPITNRRHPQRLRNILLLRRLLREHRIEVVHAHSRAASWVAYFAVKGTGVPLVSTVHGRQHLHTSTSLFDIYGDKVVAICANLKTHLVEEVKMQPEKIVLLPNGVNFADQAPELATQVRPLRLSFIGRFNGGKGERAAQLLQHVFPALLREFAVLRVALVGAELEQLPAAGKAALAQLQAEFGERVEVVGFTQDVPQWLRQSALVVGAGRVAIEALGAACSVLALGEAAYAGLVTEANYEQAAASNFGDISARLQPTTVDYNELLQDARTFLTAPHPAGAALQARVQRDYTLPAVAAQVLEVYRGAMMQKRVPGFIPILMYHKIPLEPLPTKHRIFVTRDNFEQHLQFFQRRGFTPITFLDYLAFANGERDLQEFPARPLILTFDDGYTDNFTNLLPLMQRYGYRGVLYLLGDEQVRYNFWDVDSDPTEPRCEIMSLEQKQAFVAAGWEIGAHTLRHPNLTTLPAEQAAQEITVSKQQLEQQLKTQVVSFAYPYGGLNEEVKQLVSHAGFAFGVATDTGGLHLEDDRFQIFRVNMFPEETTSTLFKKTASWYRKYYRFKRKK from the coding sequence ATGCGCATTCTTCACGTACTGTCCGCCGATTTCTTTGCTGGTTCCGTCAGCTACGCCGTGCATCTGGCCGAGGCGCACCGGGCCCAGGGGCACGAGGTGGTGATGGTGTCGGACATGGACCAGTTGCCCACCGGGGCGCTGTGCGTGCAGGCGCCCATTACCAACCGGCGGCATCCGCAGCGGCTGCGCAACATTCTGCTGCTACGCCGCCTGCTGCGGGAGCACCGCATTGAGGTAGTGCACGCCCACTCCCGGGCGGCCAGCTGGGTGGCGTATTTTGCCGTGAAAGGCACTGGCGTACCGCTGGTTTCCACGGTGCACGGCCGTCAGCACCTGCACACTTCCACCAGCCTCTTCGACATCTACGGCGACAAGGTGGTGGCTATTTGCGCCAACCTGAAAACTCACTTGGTAGAGGAAGTGAAGATGCAGCCCGAGAAAATCGTGCTGCTGCCCAATGGTGTCAATTTTGCAGACCAGGCCCCCGAGCTGGCCACCCAGGTCCGGCCCCTGCGGCTCTCGTTTATCGGGCGCTTCAACGGGGGCAAGGGTGAGCGGGCGGCCCAGCTGCTGCAGCACGTATTTCCGGCCTTGCTCCGGGAGTTTGCGGTGCTGCGCGTGGCCCTGGTAGGAGCGGAGCTGGAGCAACTGCCCGCCGCCGGCAAAGCGGCCCTGGCGCAGTTGCAGGCCGAGTTTGGCGAGCGGGTCGAAGTGGTGGGCTTCACCCAGGATGTCCCGCAGTGGCTGCGGCAGTCGGCTCTGGTGGTGGGTGCGGGGCGGGTGGCCATTGAGGCCCTGGGCGCGGCCTGCAGCGTGCTGGCTTTGGGCGAAGCGGCCTACGCCGGCCTGGTGACGGAAGCCAACTACGAGCAAGCCGCCGCGTCAAATTTCGGCGACATTTCGGCCCGACTGCAGCCTACTACTGTCGACTACAACGAGCTGCTGCAGGATGCCCGTACGTTTCTGACCGCGCCCCACCCGGCCGGGGCGGCGCTGCAGGCCCGGGTGCAGCGCGATTATACCCTGCCCGCCGTGGCGGCCCAGGTGCTGGAGGTGTACCGCGGGGCCATGATGCAAAAGCGGGTGCCGGGCTTTATTCCCATCCTGATGTATCACAAGATTCCGCTGGAGCCGCTGCCAACCAAGCACCGCATCTTCGTCACGCGGGACAACTTCGAGCAGCACCTGCAGTTTTTCCAGCGCAGGGGCTTCACGCCCATCACCTTTCTCGACTACCTGGCTTTTGCCAACGGGGAGCGGGACTTGCAGGAGTTTCCGGCCCGGCCGCTGATTCTGACCTTCGACGACGGCTACACCGACAACTTTACGAACCTACTGCCCCTGATGCAGCGCTACGGCTACCGCGGCGTGCTCTACCTACTGGGCGACGAGCAAGTGCGCTACAATTTCTGGGACGTAGACTCGGACCCCACTGAGCCGCGCTGCGAGATTATGAGTCTGGAGCAAAAGCAGGCTTTTGTGGCGGCCGGCTGGGAAATTGGGGCTCACACGCTTCGGCATCCCAACCTGACCACGTTGCCCGCCGAGCAAGCCGCCCAGGAAATAACGGTGAGTAAGCAGCAGCTGGAACAGCAGCTGAAAACCCAAGTGGTGTCCTTTGCCTACCCGTACGGCGGGCTCAATGAAGAAGTAAAGCAACTGGTCAGCCACGCTGGCTTTGCCTTTGGGGTGGCTACCGACACGGGCGGCCTGCACCTGGAAGATGACCGGTTCCAGATTTTTCGGGTCAATATGTTCCCTGAGGAAACAACTAGCACTTTGTTCAAGAAAACCGCGTCCTGGTACCGAAAATACTACCGCTTTAAGCGCAAGAAGTAG
- a CDS encoding ammonium transporter: protein MSRSAVLRPSYSLLTLAGLIILSTVAAFVDLPHPAAVAGSLNAADMAWMLTATAFVLIMTPGLSFFYGGMVRPKNVISTMLQSFVALGVISLVWYFVGFSLAYGDSWHGLIGNPLTFVMLRNVGTAPHPVLSPNIPFVLFFAFQLKFAIITPALITGSFAERVRFKAYLAFMVLFCIFIYCPLAHWTWHPEGFLRKWGVLDFAGGTVVHISAGIASLAAAIVLGPRAIHGRKTSFVTPNVPYVILGTGLLWFGWFGFNAGSALGANELAALSFVNTNMASAAALVAWLLIEVVRGGKPTALGACIGAVVGLVAITPAAGYVTYGQSVLIGVLAALISQAAVHWQNSRTSLDDTLDVFPCHGLGGIVGMLLTGVFADKVGLIHGSMTTFSYHVLGLAIVITFTFVGAWILLKITDLIFGLRVKPAQEELGLDLSQHEESTYHIDEEFEQTYRKEQVRETVVERI from the coding sequence ATGAGTCGTTCTGCAGTCCTTCGCCCGAGCTATAGTTTACTGACGCTGGCCGGGCTCATCATTCTCAGCACCGTCGCCGCCTTCGTCGACCTGCCGCACCCCGCTGCCGTAGCCGGCAGCCTCAATGCGGCCGACATGGCCTGGATGCTGACCGCCACGGCCTTCGTGCTCATCATGACGCCGGGTCTGTCGTTTTTTTACGGGGGCATGGTGCGACCCAAAAACGTTATTTCCACCATGCTACAGAGCTTTGTGGCCCTGGGCGTCATCTCTCTGGTGTGGTACTTCGTGGGCTTCTCCCTGGCCTACGGCGACTCCTGGCACGGCCTGATTGGCAACCCACTCACCTTTGTGATGCTGCGCAACGTGGGCACGGCTCCGCATCCGGTCTTGTCGCCGAATATTCCCTTTGTGCTGTTCTTTGCCTTTCAGCTCAAGTTTGCCATTATCACCCCGGCCCTGATTACCGGCTCCTTTGCCGAGCGGGTGCGCTTTAAGGCGTATCTGGCCTTTATGGTGCTGTTCTGCATCTTTATCTACTGCCCGCTGGCCCATTGGACCTGGCACCCCGAAGGCTTCCTGCGCAAATGGGGCGTGCTCGACTTTGCCGGGGGCACGGTGGTACACATTTCTGCCGGTATTGCCTCTCTGGCCGCCGCTATTGTGCTGGGTCCGCGTGCTATTCACGGCCGCAAAACGTCTTTTGTAACGCCCAACGTGCCGTACGTTATTCTGGGTACGGGCTTGCTGTGGTTTGGCTGGTTTGGTTTTAATGCCGGCTCGGCTTTGGGCGCCAACGAGCTGGCGGCCCTCTCGTTTGTGAATACCAACATGGCCTCGGCCGCGGCTCTGGTAGCCTGGCTGCTGATTGAAGTCGTGCGGGGTGGCAAGCCTACCGCGCTGGGTGCCTGCATCGGGGCGGTGGTAGGTCTGGTGGCCATTACGCCTGCCGCCGGTTACGTTACCTACGGGCAGAGCGTGCTGATCGGGGTGCTGGCCGCCCTCATCAGCCAGGCCGCCGTGCACTGGCAGAACAGCCGCACCTCCCTTGACGATACGCTCGACGTGTTTCCCTGCCACGGCTTGGGTGGCATCGTAGGTATGCTGCTCACCGGCGTGTTTGCCGATAAAGTTGGCTTGATCCACGGCTCCATGACCACCTTCAGCTACCACGTGCTAGGTCTGGCCATCGTCATCACTTTTACCTTTGTTGGAGCCTGGATTTTGCTGAAAATCACCGACCTAATCTTCGGATTACGCGTAAAACCAGCCCAGGAAGAGCTAGGTCTCGACCTGAGCCAGCACGAAGAATCAACCTACCATATTGATGAAGAATTCGAGCAAACCTACCGCAAAGAGCAAGTGCGTGAAACGGTAGTGGAGCGGATCTGA
- a CDS encoding ZIP family metal transporter, translating into MTFPTWAVAGFWGLVSGSALVIGAGIGYYANIAPRIIAAIMAFGSGVLISTLSLELMEDAYAKGGLDSTALGFVGGAAVYTLANWLLARHGAKHRKRSGQHQKVEREKVQTGQKEATEPGDDNGMALAIGALLDGIPESIVIGLSLLAGGAVSVVAVVAIFLSNLPEGLSSAAGMKKAGRPARYVFLLWLGIALISGLSSLAGYTIFSHFSQEVVAATTAVAAGAVLAMIADTMIPEAFETAHNFTGLITVLGFLTAFFLSKME; encoded by the coding sequence ATGACTTTTCCGACCTGGGCCGTAGCCGGCTTTTGGGGCCTGGTTTCGGGTTCCGCTCTGGTAATTGGGGCCGGTATTGGCTATTATGCCAACATTGCCCCCCGCATAATTGCCGCCATTATGGCCTTTGGCAGCGGCGTGCTGATTTCCACTTTGTCGTTGGAGCTAATGGAGGATGCCTACGCCAAAGGCGGCCTCGACTCTACGGCCCTGGGCTTCGTGGGCGGGGCGGCGGTCTACACGTTGGCCAACTGGCTGCTGGCCCGGCACGGCGCCAAGCACCGCAAACGCTCGGGGCAGCACCAGAAAGTAGAGCGCGAAAAAGTGCAGACGGGCCAGAAAGAAGCCACCGAACCCGGGGACGACAATGGCATGGCCCTGGCCATTGGGGCCCTGCTCGACGGAATTCCGGAAAGCATCGTTATTGGCCTGAGTCTGCTGGCTGGTGGAGCCGTGAGCGTGGTGGCGGTAGTGGCTATTTTTCTGTCGAACCTGCCCGAGGGCCTTTCCAGCGCGGCCGGTATGAAAAAAGCCGGCCGCCCGGCGCGCTACGTGTTCCTGCTGTGGCTGGGCATTGCCCTGATTTCGGGCTTGTCGTCGCTAGCCGGCTACACCATTTTCAGCCACTTTTCCCAGGAAGTAGTGGCCGCTACCACCGCCGTAGCGGCCGGTGCCGTGCTGGCTATGATTGCCGACACGATGATTCCCGAAGCCTTCGAAACGGCCCACAACTTCACGGGTCTGATAACGGTGCTGGGGTTTCTGACGGCTTTTTTCCTGAGCAAGATGGAGTAA
- a CDS encoding DUF167 domain-containing protein, with translation MPVILHLKAKPNSRQNQLVVGDDGSLTVRLKAPAQDGKANACLLAYLAEVFGVSKSGVELLSGHTAPFKKVRLASVDEAELPAILAQFREQ, from the coding sequence ATGCCCGTTATCCTGCACCTCAAAGCCAAGCCCAACAGCCGCCAGAATCAGCTGGTCGTCGGGGACGACGGCAGCTTGACAGTGCGCCTAAAGGCTCCGGCTCAAGATGGCAAGGCCAACGCCTGCTTGCTAGCGTATCTGGCTGAGGTATTCGGGGTGAGTAAATCCGGAGTGGAGCTGCTGAGCGGGCATACGGCGCCGTTTAAGAAGGTGCGGCTGGCGTCTGTGGACGAAGCCGAGCTGCCAGCTATTCTAGCCCAGTTTCGGGAGCAATAG
- a CDS encoding endonuclease III domain-containing protein, whose amino-acid sequence MEPTSAVCTDFASCQARALRAHELLCAEYGAPFRFFSIKDPLSELISALLSHRTRNQESHRAYQQLRTDFPTWEEVRDAPTAAVEQAISACTWPEQKAPRIQAVLREISTRCGGPCDLSFLAEKPIPEARAWLESISGVGPKTSAATLLFSSLRLPAMPVDSHHHRVAQRLGLIGPKVGEGPAHKLLAALLPPEWDAQQVYDHHEALMFHGQKCCYFHSPACGRCVVLDQCPFGQARLGKPAAQNPA is encoded by the coding sequence GTGGAGCCTACCTCAGCCGTTTGTACCGATTTTGCTTCCTGCCAGGCCCGGGCCCTGCGGGCTCATGAGCTGCTGTGCGCGGAATACGGCGCGCCGTTTCGTTTTTTCAGCATCAAGGACCCGCTCAGTGAGCTAATCAGCGCCCTGCTTTCCCACCGCACCCGCAACCAGGAGTCGCACCGGGCTTACCAGCAGCTGCGCACCGACTTTCCGACTTGGGAAGAAGTGCGGGACGCGCCCACGGCGGCCGTGGAGCAGGCCATTAGCGCCTGTACCTGGCCCGAGCAGAAAGCCCCCCGGATTCAGGCCGTGCTGCGCGAAATCAGCACCCGCTGTGGGGGCCCCTGCGACCTTTCGTTTCTGGCCGAAAAGCCTATTCCCGAGGCCCGGGCGTGGCTGGAGTCGATTTCCGGCGTAGGCCCCAAGACCAGCGCTGCGACGCTGCTTTTCAGCTCCCTGCGCCTGCCAGCCATGCCCGTCGACAGTCACCACCACCGCGTGGCCCAGCGGCTAGGGCTGATTGGCCCCAAAGTAGGCGAAGGACCGGCCCACAAGCTGCTGGCGGCTCTGCTCCCACCCGAATGGGACGCCCAGCAAGTGTACGACCACCACGAAGCCCTCATGTTCCACGGGCAGAAGTGCTGCTATTTTCACAGTCCGGCCTGCGGGCGGTGCGTGGTGCTGGACCAGTGCCCTTTTGGGCAGGCCCGGCTGGGCAAGCCGGCTGCCCAGAACCCGGCGTAG
- a CDS encoding response regulator — MRSVLLVEDDFFDTMTVQKAFEKFSIQHKLYTAFNGLEALDLLLGRNGAEAIEPLPEVILLDLNMPKMNGHEFLVELRSHPALSEIPVFITTTSAMDIDRARAQNLGVSGYILKPLDFETGTDMVDSISLLEQLLK, encoded by the coding sequence ATGCGCTCGGTACTATTGGTTGAGGATGACTTTTTTGACACGATGACCGTGCAGAAGGCTTTCGAGAAATTCAGCATTCAGCACAAGCTCTACACAGCCTTTAACGGTCTGGAAGCCCTGGACTTGCTGCTGGGCCGTAACGGAGCCGAAGCCATTGAGCCCCTGCCGGAGGTAATACTGCTGGATTTGAACATGCCCAAGATGAACGGACACGAGTTCTTGGTGGAACTGCGCAGCCACCCGGCGCTCAGCGAGATTCCCGTTTTCATTACCACCACCTCGGCCATGGACATTGACCGGGCCCGGGCCCAGAACCTGGGCGTGAGCGGCTACATTCTCAAGCCCCTCGACTTTGAAACCGGCACTGATATGGTCGACAGCATCAGCCTGCTGGAGCAGCTGCTTAAGTAG
- a CDS encoding sensor histidine kinase codes for MTVVKWIEDELKAELSDQMRQYLGMMKGRLTRLEDLINGLLAYARIGRTEQKLEEVAVQELVDEVRELVVPPTFQVNVTSPLPVLVTDRLSLQQIFTNLFSNAVKYHHQGQGTITVSCTEAKKEYEFTVADDGPGIAPEYHEKIFLIFQTLRDRNTAESTGIGLSIVKKILDEQKSSIRVSSEPGQGTAFIFTWPKVSVTEKAI; via the coding sequence ATGACCGTGGTAAAATGGATTGAAGACGAGCTCAAGGCCGAGCTTTCCGACCAGATGCGGCAGTACCTGGGCATGATGAAAGGCCGCCTGACGCGCCTGGAAGACCTTATCAACGGACTGCTGGCGTACGCGCGCATCGGGCGCACCGAGCAGAAGCTGGAAGAAGTGGCTGTGCAGGAACTGGTAGACGAAGTGCGGGAACTGGTGGTGCCGCCCACGTTCCAGGTCAACGTGACTTCCCCACTGCCGGTGCTAGTTACCGACCGGCTGAGCTTGCAGCAGATATTCACCAACCTGTTCAGCAACGCCGTAAAATACCATCATCAGGGCCAGGGCACCATCACGGTAAGCTGCACCGAGGCCAAAAAGGAATATGAGTTCACCGTGGCTGACGACGGACCCGGTATTGCGCCCGAGTACCACGAGAAGATCTTCCTGATTTTCCAAACCCTGCGCGACCGGAACACGGCCGAGAGTACCGGCATTGGCTTGAGCATTGTCAAGAAGATTTTGGACGAGCAGAAGAGCAGCATTCGGGTAAGCTCGGAGCCGGGTCAGGGTACGGCCTTTATTTTCACCTGGCCCAAAGTTTCCGTTACCGAAAAAGCAATCTAG
- a CDS encoding CHASE3 domain-containing protein: MQLNLNTKILLGFAVAAGVLLLTAVASFLSIRQVAVQTRHVEHTYRVILEAEQLTSRVRDAESRVRGFLLTADTSYLQTYGTSQQEVEESFGRLERMTADNPRQAARVDSMRQLVEQKFSNMRLLLNQDRSITSSSTQTILDTGRQTMRAIFALFEGIKTSELKLLAERNRQQTLYETIAPITIIVSATIAILITLWLFQKISKEIAANEKLQQELAAINQATSQRIQIIENLANQVVQGDYKVKIKDKEKDSLGNLATSLNRMTQTLDDTFGALQNRNRELDQFAYVTSHDLKAPCAG, from the coding sequence ATGCAACTCAATCTGAACACGAAAATCCTGCTGGGCTTTGCCGTAGCGGCCGGCGTGCTGCTGCTCACGGCCGTGGCCTCCTTTCTGAGCATTCGGCAAGTAGCCGTGCAAACCCGCCACGTAGAGCATACTTACCGCGTGATTCTGGAGGCCGAGCAGCTCACTTCCCGGGTGCGCGACGCCGAGTCGCGGGTGCGGGGCTTTCTGCTCACGGCCGACACGTCCTACCTGCAGACCTACGGTACCTCGCAGCAGGAAGTCGAGGAAAGCTTCGGGCGGCTGGAACGCATGACGGCCGACAACCCCCGCCAAGCAGCCCGCGTGGACTCGATGCGGCAGCTGGTGGAGCAAAAATTCAGCAACATGCGCCTGCTGCTCAACCAGGACCGGTCCATTACCAGCTCCTCGACTCAGACCATTCTGGACACTGGCCGGCAAACGATGCGGGCCATTTTTGCCTTGTTTGAAGGCATCAAAACCAGCGAACTGAAACTGCTGGCCGAGCGCAACCGGCAGCAAACTCTCTACGAAACCATTGCCCCCATCACCATCATTGTTTCGGCCACCATTGCTATTCTGATAACGCTATGGCTGTTTCAGAAGATATCCAAGGAAATTGCGGCCAACGAGAAACTGCAGCAGGAGCTAGCCGCCATCAACCAGGCCACCAGTCAGCGCATTCAGATTATCGAGAACCTGGCCAACCAAGTGGTGCAGGGCGACTATAAGGTCAAGATTAAGGACAAGGAGAAGGACAGCTTGGGCAATCTGGCCACTTCGCTTAACCGCATGACCCAGACCCTGGACGACACCTTTGGGGCCCTGCAGAACCGAAACCGGGAACTCGACCAGTTTGCCTACGTGACGTCCCACGACCTGAAAGCCCCCTGCGCGGGGTGA
- a CDS encoding RNA methyltransferase: MPPNPLLLILEAVEKPGNLGAVLRTADAAHVDAVIVCDPRTDLYNPNAIRSSIGCIFTVPTVASTRQEVLAWCQENGIQTYAAALTPTARPYTEYDFRGPTAFVMGTEADGLTPELREACTETIIIPMRGYIDSLNVSIATAVLTFEAVRQRQ, from the coding sequence TTGCCCCCCAACCCCTTATTGCTGATTCTGGAAGCCGTAGAGAAGCCCGGCAACCTGGGTGCCGTGCTGCGCACCGCCGACGCGGCCCACGTTGATGCCGTTATCGTCTGCGACCCGCGCACCGACCTCTACAACCCCAACGCCATCCGCTCCAGTATCGGCTGCATCTTCACGGTGCCCACGGTGGCCTCTACCCGGCAGGAAGTGCTGGCTTGGTGCCAGGAAAACGGCATCCAGACCTATGCCGCCGCCCTTACGCCCACGGCCCGGCCCTATACAGAGTACGATTTCCGCGGCCCCACCGCCTTCGTGATGGGCACCGAGGCCGACGGCCTTACCCCTGAGCTGCGCGAGGCCTGCACCGAAACCATCATTATCCCCATGCGCGGCTACATCGACTCGCTCAACGTGAGCATTGCCACCGCTGTGCTCACCTTCGAAGCCGTGCGCCAGCGGCAGTAA
- a CDS encoding acylphosphatase: MAIEHRNFHVHGRVQGVFFRQSTRAEAQRLGLTGFARNNADGTVSIEAEGPAEALDALQAWCHQGPLTARVDRVEVSGGEVRGYTEFEVRR; the protein is encoded by the coding sequence ATGGCTATTGAGCACCGCAACTTTCATGTCCACGGCCGGGTGCAGGGCGTGTTTTTCCGCCAGAGCACCCGCGCCGAAGCCCAGCGCCTGGGCCTGACGGGCTTTGCCCGCAACAACGCGGACGGTACGGTCAGCATCGAAGCCGAAGGTCCTGCCGAAGCGCTGGACGCGCTGCAAGCCTGGTGCCACCAAGGTCCGCTCACGGCCCGCGTGGATAGGGTAGAGGTAAGCGGCGGAGAAGTGCGGGGCTATACCGAGTTCGAGGTTCGCCGTTAG
- a CDS encoding YqjF family protein, which produces MTFAPLPLRPRLPLMRQRWSQLLFAHWPVAPEVLQPYLPTRLELDLFEGQAWLGVVPFTMSGIRPLGLPAVPGLSNLHELNVRTYARLDGVPGVWFLSLDATQPLGVWAARNLFHLPYLHARMTLTETNGTLHAKAERTHPGAAPATFAASWTPGRQLPASAPGTLQHFLTERYHLYTAGPDLQSAIKGSDLWRGDVYHAPWALRTATLHTWESTVVESHCLPTLAGAPLLYAADALDVWVRRIQRV; this is translated from the coding sequence ATGACTTTTGCCCCCCTTCCCCTCCGGCCCCGGCTGCCCCTAATGCGGCAGCGTTGGAGCCAGCTGCTTTTCGCCCACTGGCCGGTGGCACCGGAAGTACTGCAGCCGTATCTGCCGACCCGCTTGGAGCTGGACTTGTTTGAGGGCCAGGCATGGCTGGGTGTGGTGCCCTTTACCATGAGCGGAATCCGCCCCCTGGGGCTGCCCGCCGTGCCGGGACTAAGCAATCTGCACGAACTCAACGTGCGCACCTACGCCCGACTGGATGGGGTGCCTGGCGTGTGGTTTTTATCCCTGGATGCCACTCAGCCGCTGGGCGTGTGGGCGGCCCGCAACCTGTTTCACTTGCCTTATCTGCACGCCCGCATGACCCTTACCGAGACCAACGGCACGCTGCACGCCAAGGCTGAGCGTACGCACCCGGGCGCAGCCCCAGCCACCTTCGCCGCTTCTTGGACACCCGGTCGCCAACTGCCGGCCTCAGCCCCGGGTACGCTGCAGCACTTTCTTACGGAACGCTACCATCTCTACACGGCTGGACCCGACCTGCAAAGCGCCATCAAAGGCTCTGACTTGTGGCGCGGCGACGTGTACCACGCCCCGTGGGCCCTGCGCACGGCCACGCTCCATACTTGGGAATCGACAGTGGTGGAAAGCCACTGCCTGCCTACGCTGGCCGGAGCCCCGCTCCTGTACGCGGCCGACGCGCTGGATGTGTGGGTCCGCAGAATTCAGCGGGTGTAA